The Carnobacterium sp. 17-4 genome has a window encoding:
- the glpK gene encoding glycerol kinase GlpK, producing MTEKKYIMAIDQGTTSSRAIIYDKKTNTIGSSQKEFTQIFPQSGWVEHNPNEIWNSVQSVIAGAFIESGVKPAEIAAIGITNQRETTIIWDKKTGRPIYNAIVWQSRQSAPIAAKLNEDGHSKMIHEKTGLIIDSYFSATKIRWILDHVEGAQERAEKGELMFGTVDTWLVWKLTGGDSYVTDYSNASRTMLFNIHKLEWDQDILDLLNIPIVMMPEVKSNSEVYGNTTNYHFYGANIPISGMAGDQQAALFGQMAFEPGMVKNTYGTGSFIVMNTGEKPQLSENNLLTTIGYGINGKIYYALEGSIFVSGSSIQWLRDGLKMIENSADSEALAKASKNDNEVFVVPAFTGLGAPYWDSDARGSVFGLNRGTTKEDFVKATLQSIAYQSRDVIDTMNKDAGIDIPLLKVDGGAANNDWLLQFQADILGTKVQRAHNLETTALGAAYLAGLAVGFWESMDEIRDMYEEGGIFEPQMGDAEREKLYKNWKLAVKATQVFKPEA from the coding sequence ATGACAGAGAAAAAATATATTATGGCTATTGATCAAGGAACAACGAGTTCAAGAGCAATTATTTATGATAAAAAAACAAATACGATTGGGAGCTCACAAAAAGAGTTCACTCAAATTTTTCCACAAAGTGGTTGGGTAGAACACAACCCGAATGAAATCTGGAATTCAGTGCAATCTGTTATTGCTGGTGCGTTTATTGAATCCGGTGTCAAACCAGCAGAGATCGCTGCAATTGGGATTACGAACCAACGTGAAACAACAATTATCTGGGATAAAAAAACAGGTCGTCCAATTTACAACGCGATTGTTTGGCAATCACGCCAATCAGCACCTATTGCTGCTAAATTAAATGAAGATGGACATTCTAAAATGATTCATGAAAAAACTGGATTAATCATTGATTCTTATTTCTCAGCTACTAAAATCCGCTGGATCCTAGACCATGTAGAAGGCGCACAAGAGCGTGCTGAAAAAGGTGAGTTAATGTTTGGAACTGTTGACACATGGTTAGTATGGAAATTAACGGGTGGAGATTCATACGTTACGGATTATTCAAACGCCAGCCGTACAATGTTGTTCAACATTCATAAATTAGAATGGGATCAAGACATTTTAGACTTATTAAATATTCCAATTGTTATGATGCCAGAAGTGAAATCCAACTCAGAAGTTTACGGAAACACAACGAACTACCATTTCTATGGAGCGAACATTCCAATCTCAGGAATGGCTGGAGACCAACAAGCTGCTTTATTCGGTCAAATGGCTTTTGAACCTGGAATGGTGAAAAACACTTACGGAACTGGTTCATTTATCGTAATGAATACAGGAGAAAAACCACAATTATCAGAAAACAATTTGTTAACAACGATTGGATATGGAATTAATGGCAAAATTTACTATGCTTTAGAAGGAAGTATTTTTGTATCAGGATCGTCAATCCAATGGTTGCGTGATGGATTAAAAATGATTGAAAATTCAGCTGACTCAGAAGCACTTGCTAAAGCGTCTAAAAACGACAATGAAGTATTTGTGGTACCAGCCTTCACTGGCCTTGGAGCACCATACTGGGATTCAGATGCACGTGGATCTGTCTTCGGATTGAACCGTGGAACAACGAAAGAAGACTTTGTTAAAGCTACTTTACAATCTATTGCTTACCAATCACGCGATGTTATTGATACAATGAACAAAGACGCAGGCATTGATATTCCATTATTGAAAGTAGATGGCGGAGCTGCAAATAACGACTGGTTATTGCAATTCCAAGCAGACATCTTAGGAACTAAAGTCCAACGTGCACACAACTTAGAAACGACTGCTTTAGGTGCAGCTTACTTAGCTGGTTTAGCTGTTGGATTCTGGGAAAGCATGGACGAAATCAGAGATATGTATGAAGAAGGTGGTATCTTTGAACCACAAATGGGAGATGCAGAGCGCGAAAAACTATACAAAAACTGGAAACTAGCAGTTAAAGCTACACAAGTATTTAAGCCTGAAGCATAA
- a CDS encoding class A sortase: protein MIKSKFLRLLSYLLIFVGLLLLVLPQLNQWRIGNRSEKNAAIAEEISAKDMQNNLHSKTIFDFDSIEEISTSGTWLSPEMIDPSLIIGRLYIPNIELNLTVFNGLSNSILHAGLGTMRPDLMMGKGNFPIAGHYSADPDILFGNLISVELGDKIYLTDNEKVYEYEVYETRSVDVTEGKWIKDAVAEEHGKPVISLMNCYYIDGQNSGDRYFVFGELVDTKDLADTDLDIK, encoded by the coding sequence ATGATAAAGTCTAAATTTTTACGATTGCTAAGTTATCTGCTTATTTTTGTGGGTCTGCTCTTATTAGTCCTGCCACAATTAAATCAATGGCGTATTGGCAACCGCTCAGAAAAAAATGCTGCCATTGCGGAAGAAATCTCCGCCAAAGACATGCAAAACAACCTACATTCAAAGACAATTTTTGATTTTGATAGCATTGAAGAAATCAGCACATCAGGTACTTGGCTGTCCCCAGAGATGATTGACCCTAGCTTAATTATCGGCCGTCTTTACATTCCAAACATAGAACTGAATTTAACAGTCTTTAATGGCCTTTCAAATTCCATTTTACATGCAGGTTTAGGCACTATGCGTCCTGATTTAATGATGGGGAAAGGTAATTTCCCAATTGCAGGCCACTATTCTGCAGATCCAGATATTTTGTTTGGCAACCTGATTTCTGTTGAACTTGGAGATAAAATTTACTTAACAGACAACGAAAAAGTCTATGAATACGAAGTTTATGAAACTCGGTCAGTTGACGTCACTGAAGGCAAATGGATTAAAGACGCAGTCGCTGAAGAACATGGCAAGCCCGTTATTTCATTAATGAATTGCTATTACATAGATGGTCAAAATTCGGGCGATCGCTACTTTGTATTTGGTGAACTAGTTGATACCAAAGATTTGGCTGACACCGATTTAGATATAAAGTAA